TCGATCCCCACCAGATTGCTTAGAATACCCCCCATCAGTACCATGCGTTGAGTTTTCCAATACGGCTTGAAATACTAAAGCTTTTTCGATCAAAAGCCTTTAAAACCATCACCTTTTGCATCTCTGCACCAAAtctcaaatacctgaaactctcTGGCGTTTACCTGAATTCTCAGTACTTATCAGAAACTGCTGATCATCTGAAGAACCTTGAGGTACTCAAACTGTACTACGTTGAATTTGGTGATCATAGGGAATGGAAAGTGAGCAATGGCATGTTCCCTCAACTCAAAATCTTGAAACTAGCATATGTGTCCTTGATGAAATGGATTGTAGCTGAAGATGCATttcctaaccttgaacaatTGGTTTTGCGCGGATGTAAAGATCTTATGGAGATCCCTTCTTGTTTCATGAACATCCTTTCTCTGAAGTACATTGAGGTAGACAACTGCAACGAATCTGTTGTCAAGTCAGCCAAGGATATAGAAGAAACACAAGTCGAAGAtaatcaaaatactaatttCAAGCTTGTCATCATCAAGGTACACTACTGAGAAAAGCTTTATTCTGCATGATTTTAATGAATCAGAAATAACGGCAATAAACTTTATGAACTGTTTTGACTGTTATCTTTAACCCTCATGGCGTCATTTGGGTTTTCTTGCAGAAAATGGTGTTGAAATTCGATACATCTCCTGATGAAGAGATAGTTAAAAGATTATCCTCTCTTCCAGGTAcagattatattttctttctttccttttttttagtaCATCATAAAATTGATtcatcttttttgtctttttgataTGAAAGGGATTAAATCAATTTCAATTAATAGGATAGAAAAGATATTACTGTGGGTGGAGATGTGAATGCTGATGAAGTTCGATTGGTTGTGGGCAAACTAAGCAAGCGTGACATTCTGTAACGAAATGCTGAGCTCTGGTAAACTCAGCCATGATGGATTTCCAGAAAATGACAAGGTTATAGTCCCATTGtaatttgttcaaattcaactcaaaacGCCAATTTATCAGCTCTAACTGATGACTACATCTGCAAAGTTAATGGTATTGTTGATGATTTTCAAAGCAAGGTTGAGGAACTAGTTACTCAAGCTAGGACCTAAGACTTTTACCCATTTTCAACTGTGATTTTTGTTGTAAGGTAAATGGACATTTTTAAGGCAGTTCTCACACAAAGTtataaatcataaatcatatattataaGTGGAAAGcttcaaaagtgaaaagttagattaccattttatccctacactaaatcaaatatttaattaattaaataataaatagtaaaatttaaattaactaagACTAAATACACGTTCTAGGGTGAGTTAATAATCAAAcatctaattaatttaatagtaaataaataaaattacctCAAGGGTTtatagtaaaattttaaaagtttgaagaCTTAATTACACATTTTAGGGAGGTTACATAAGAAGTTTAACAGTCCTATTTCTAGGTTTACTTGCATTTCTATATTAATGCTCCACATTTTCTAA
The DNA window shown above is from Solanum stenotomum isolate F172 chromosome 6, ASM1918654v1, whole genome shotgun sequence and carries:
- the LOC125868863 gene encoding putative late blight resistance protein homolog R1A-3, translated to IRLEILKLFRSKAFKTITFCISAPNLKYLKLSGVYLNSQYLSETADHLKNLEVLKLYYVEFGDHREWKVSNGMFPQLKILKLAYVSLMKWIVAEDAFPNLEQLVLRGCKDLMEIPSCFMNILSLKYIEVDNCNESVVKSAKDIEETQVEDNQNTNFKLVIIKVHY